TTTTATAACCGATCGAGTAACGTTTGCCCCGGGCTAACACCGACTAtacggaaaaagaaaagaaaagaataaccGAGCGATCGGTTCTCGGGGCGATCGTCTCCACTCGACTTAACGAACGGTGGCGCGAACAAACGTTCCATCGAGCCTAAATAGAAACCAAGTAGCTCGCGTTTAAACGCGTTTACGAAGTTAGCGACCGAAACGAAGATCTTTTATAGATATGTCTTTGTAAACTATCGTTCgttgtttcttttctcttcaagaaaaaaaaattcgtcCCTTCAATATCGTAGAAGATCGGTCAACGACAGGATTTCTTGAATTAAGACCGTCCCAAGAACGTGATTACCGGGCTAAACCAAACTCCACAGTCGTAAATCGTCGAGTGTAATCGATATCCTATTGTCCGTGGTTACAGGTTAGCACAAGTAGAAAAGAAGAGAACCAATGCTACGGTAAACGTCTAACTTTCCACCCACCTGTGCGCAAAGTCGCACCTGCTACCTGAACCGGACCTCTTCCGTCCTCGGACCCGTTCCCCGCTCTCTACCCTCGTTCCCGCGATCACCGATCTTTCCAGCCACCTTGTTGCTTACCGCTTACTATTTGCCACTCTACCAATTCTCTGAAAAGTCTCTCTCCGTTCCGTTTCTCCCACTTTTCTTCCATTTAATCTTTCTTCCCGATCCTCGGGATATCGTATGTATATGGAAACTCGCGCGGTCGAAAAACATTACGAAACGACAGGGTGCAGAAGGATTCTGATCGACGACGATAGTAGTTTACAGGCTACCTCttagagaaaaaaagaatcagAGACTCGATAGCACAGGATGCTTCTCGGAGTTCGATAACGCATCACGACTTCGAAGGATGTCGTCTGTCGTCGATCGTATCGTCGTGTACGTTGCTGTCCATAAGTTATCGGACACTCGTTTATTTTAGGCTAAACGGTCGGTGGAATTtagaatgtaaatatttttgacATTACACAATCTCGTCATTTCATGCAAACGTTAGATACATGGAACTTAATTCATGGCATAGGATCGTGCATATTCTTGTGGAGGATGGTCGGTCGTGTAGTAGTTGAAATGATAAGATTACTCGATGTTgaaccgtcaaatatatttgaaataattataaattataaatgcaGAGTCAACCGTAGATTGCTCGATACTGGTCGTTAAAAGAAAGATCGCTAATAAAATCACTCGAGACTGAGATTGAAAACTGGTCTtcttacgatcgcgttcgtgtgtttatactggtcgggggagtaccggaaaatttaaattcaccTTTGTTTGACGATTGCGCGTAgcagcgacattgttttgccggaattcgtttattattacattatgtatatcctAATGATTTTGATACTCGGAGGCAAACCAACAATATGATTGGAGTTGTTCTGTAGCTCACGTGCTGCTACATTTTAATTCGACCGAGTAGCTTAAATAGTAgggtaaataatgaaattaatcagAAAAGTCGCGTCTACGTTCTACCTATCATTTTGCTCAAGATAAGAGCAAGTGTTCGGCGACCAAAGTATGGCAGTGCGCATACATACAGTAGCtggaaaaagtatttgcacaccaCTGTATTTACTCTGTATATTGacgtttgtatattaatttttacataaatcggTAGCGTTTCCACGTAACTATACGAATTTGATAGTATGAAGATGAAACGTGAAATCCGATAAGAATAACGTTTCGTTGGAAAGTTAGCATACGCGCGAATGCTTTTTCCGGTCCCTGTAGGTACGGTATATTCCCCGATAGAGATTCGGACGACTATTTGATATCGCAAATGTGTACTATCGATACCATGGAATGTTTGTTGTCACGATTACCTTCGAGGATAGAAACTGGGTGTGAAGTAAACATTTGGATAATGCAGCTAGAAGGTAATCCCATGCTTATTTTGCAAAAACACGACGCAAGTAAAGTGCGAACCCTATTGAGAACGGAACTGAATCAAACGATCGACtgaaagaagaaaggagaaagaggaggaggaggaggagcagGAGCCGTGGAAGAAAAGTGGTGAAGTCAAGTCGCAACGTTGACGCGGCGCCAACGCAATCGATTTAAACGTTGCTCTCGCAAAACCATCTGGCGACCGCAGTCTTcgcctctttctctccttcttcctcctctctctctctccctctctctctctctctctctctctctctccctgtgCATGTGTCAGAAGCAGCATCTTCTTACGAACAATATCCCATTTAAGTAGAgtacagatttttatgcaaattcatacttcTATGAAACCTACTTAAACAAATTGAATCTAAATAGATGTTTACTGCAGCCTCCGAGTATCATAGCAACTGTTGTTACGCTTcgcatattttctatatttttccacattatgtgcaATTGGCGTATTtctgtaatttcaaattttctacaaaCGCATACATATTTACGGTCTATTAGGTATATATTGTGCGAATCATTCAACGTAGCATTTATTGTCGGAATATCTTGTGTCTTCCGATTTGATTTGCATTTCAAATTACTCGTCGTCGAAATAATTGACACTCTAGATATACATGTGGCTGATACGCGTTTGAATGTTCGTTAGCGCTTCTTCTCTCGATGCGACCACGCCGCTTATTTATAATCTCTGCAAAAGTTGGCGACGGTTTCTTCTCCGCCTTATTTCCAAAGAGCCGCGTCCACGAACGTTACGCTTCACTATTTCTAGGACGTTGGGTCGCATcgcgaagaaagaaaacgacCAGCGCATCCACGAGATGAAACGACAGAGTTCTACGTACTACTTACTTACGTTCAACCATAAATTTCGAACAGCGACGCAATGAAATTTAGAATCATCGTCGCGTTCTCAACCCGATTTCTACCTTTAATCCTAACTTCGATTTTCCATTAGGATTACACGCGTTTTACATGTTTGTAACGGCGCGTCTTCCAGGCTCGATCGTTTCTTACTTGTCGTCGATGTTCGCCGACGCATATTGATTTTCGTACGAATCGGCCGACGAAATTCAGATGGAGAATGCAAAGCAAAGATGCGCGAACgttataaaagaagaagaaagagaaagggcgAAGGAGGATCGAAGGACGCGCGAATACgcgaaaggagaaaaagagcgTCTGGCAAGGGAGTGTCGGTAGAGGGAAGAAACCGCGAAAGTATCACGCCATCACGTGGCTATCCGTTCGTACGTCCCTGACGAAAATATGATCGGAGATATCCAGTCTGCGGTTAACCGTACGCCTTCGCGCGAGTTTACACAGATGTCCAGATGTTATTTCGGTCTGTTTGAACAATTGCCGAACAAGACGACAAAGATGCATGGCGTAGTACGCGATATTCGCGAAAGTAATTTAGGGGCAATCGTATGTCGTGCGTCGAACACTTCTTCCAGCATCGTCCCAAGTTCTGACAGTAACTTATCATTTTTCCTCTCGTGTTTTCGACGTTTCGCTCCTAGAAGCAAAGTCTGTACGTCGTCGACCCTATGCTTCTTTCCTGCCGCATCTATCCATGCTACGTGATTTTAACGAAATTATGAGAAATTTCATTGTTTTCTGAGATGTTCGATTCCTATAGAAGAGTCCTGGTCCTGATTTTTCGTATCAACTGCTTCATACGACATTGACGCGTCGTCAGCAGCAATTTTGAACCATTTTCGTGGCACGAATAAGCTAATTACTAAATATGCGACACACCAGAACATGTATCGCATAGCTTTGGTTTAAGAAAGGACATTCTCACGGCTATCGTCGTTTTTATTTGACAATCTAGGGGAAAGGATGTGAGCACGGCTGACAAAATAATAGGTATCGCGTGTTTTAAAAGTTCTTACGGCACATTTGGTTGAAAATCGTCGGCATAGAACATACAGAACCAATGGAGAGATGAAAAATCGCGACACGAACTTCCTACGACTATGTAGCGTTGGTTCATTGAAACCAGACAGATGCTTGATGTGAACGacagaaagatcgagagagagagagagagagagagagagagaggaaagagCGGTAATCTTATCGTAACGATAAGTCCTTTAAAGACACGGTCGAACCGCCACCAGGTGTGCGCAAGCTGTTATCATCCAACACGCAGAGTGTTATCCTTGATGGAATCATCCAGGATAATCGTTCGTGTTTCCAACGCTCGTTAAAATATTCGGTAATTTGGTAATACGTTCCGCGCGATAATTTATGCTATCCGATATTAAGCGTTTGGAAAGTTGGACCCAATCGCTTTACCATTCTATCTGTGGATATTAGGTTGTGTTAGGTATACTTGAATAACACGGATGAAGACGGCGCTTGCTGTCGCAATCCGTcgagtatatttgaaataaataaatggacGTACACTGCGTCGTAAATACAACAAATAGTTTGAAATAAATACTCGGTATAATTTGTCGCGGAGATACTCGTTAAGCACTGTCGATCTCTAATGATACTGACTTGATACTATCTCGCCCGCGCTCGCgcctgtttatttatactggtcggaggagagtcggaaaattcgaattcgtctttactcgacggttgcatgtaggcaacattgttttgcccggagtttatttgttcttGCATTACTTGTATTTTGACGGTCTTAATACTCCgaagcaaaacaacaacatgatttgaattgtccacTAACTCGTGTGCCGCTACATATCTTTCGTTATAGCTTGGTTGTGAAGTATTATTTAACTATTAAGACACGATGTGAATATATATCGATGAAAATCATGCGCGAATAGGAAACCACGAATATCCGGTGAACGGAGGCAATCTTTTGTAGCATTTTCTCTTCCGCGTCATTTTATTCTTACGATGCGTAAATTAACAAAGACAATGCCGAACCAGAAGAGCAACGCGTATAACTGGTATAACATACAACGTAGCTATCGATACATAGGTCGACGATTAAACGGTTTTTTATCGAAGATGTGAAACATataatgcaaataaaaaatgcttctttcgttttgtaaggaaataataaataataaataaatatctcttCCACGAGATATCGTTAAATAGGAAAATCATTTTCTCTTCCAAGCAGTTTAAGATGGTAAATTAGAAGGCGTAGTCGATCGGCGTAATTCAACCGCAAACTCTTACAAAAGAGCTATCTATCTATGTTGCTATCTGTTTTTCATTTCAGTCGGTGCGATGTCCAGCTCCGACAGGGATGCCGGCTTCTGTAGCGGCGGAGACGAGGACGACATATCCGACCTACGCTCGCCAAGCGCCTCGGAGGATAGCCTAGAAGTGCAAGTAACGCCGAtatcgttgaaaaataaaagaaagttggCGGAACCACGGAAAATTCACGAACCAAATCCAGCCCCGTTGAAAAAACGAAGGTTCCAACGAATCGAGGAAGAGATCGTACCGGACGAGGAGTCGACCAGAACGCTTCGATCACCGAGCCCGTTTCGACCATGGAGCTATACCAGCAGCAAGAGCATCGATGCGAAACTTTCTTTACCGATTACAACCGCAGAGAGATCTACGGCTAACCAACCAACAACCTGTGTTTTTTCCTTGCTAACGAACGTGCCATCGCCAACGATTCACGTTTCAAATCGAATcaaccatcatcatcatcatcatcaccatcaccatcatcatcgtCACCGATACCACCAACGTTATTGTCAAACCAACGACCGTGATCGCGGCAACGGTAACGACAACGTTCGACAAGGTAGCCACGATTCCGACGACGGTGATACGTGCGAAGACACCAAAGAATCGCAAAGTCGGGACAGTTCACCCAGCGGAGTACGACAATCGACGCAAACGCGTACACCACGAGCTGAGAAGCGAGAACTATCTCGTCAAAAATTTGACAACGCTACCATCTCGTGTGCAATTTCTACGTCCGATACAGCCATAACATCATCGTCTATGACACTGTCTTCGATCGCGCATCCGAGATTACAAGAGGAACCTCTGTCACTCGTGCTGAGAGGCGATGTAACCGCCAGAGTACCTTCGCATCCAGCGGTAAACGGTAACTACGAGAAAACCTGCTCGTATCCCGTAGAACGTACGAACGTTTTGACTGCCTCGTCATTGTCTTCGTCTCTgttatcgtcgtcgtcgtcgtcatcgtcgtcttcgtcgttgtCCTCAACGTCGTCTTCGTCTTCTACCTCCTCTTCCTCGTCGTTATCATCggcgtcgtcctcgtcgtcgtcgtcggctTCGTCGTCTTCATCTCAGTCGTCTCACCATCAACAAATTCATCGATCCTGCTCGAACAACGGTAATTCTTGCTCGACGACAGGGACAACGGCCGCGATGATAACAGCGGTGGTAAGCACACCGACGACTACGATGACGAGCGTGCAGAGTAGTCAGACGAGGCAACATCCAACAGCGGGACAACAGAGAAACTATAAAAACATGACACGCGAAAGGAGAATAGAAGCAAACGCCAGAGAACGGACAAGGGTGCATACTATAAGCGCTGCATTCGATACGCTTAGGCGTGCTATTCCCGCGTATTCCCACAATCAAAAGCTGTCGAAGCTATCCGTGTTAAGGATCGCGTGTAGTTACATCATGACGCTGGGGAAAATCGTCGATACTGCGGAAGGCGAGACGACCAACGGCGCCTCGTTGGGAGCTTGCGTGGATCTTGTATCTAAAACTATTCAGACAGAAGGCAAGcttagaaagagaaaagaag
This DNA window, taken from Bombus terrestris chromosome 3, iyBomTerr1.2, whole genome shotgun sequence, encodes the following:
- the LOC100651554 gene encoding uncharacterized serine-rich protein C215.13 isoform X1 produces the protein MTNHVVESASELSALMKVGAMSSSDRDAGFCSGGDEDDISDLRSPSASEDSLEVQVTPISLKNKRKLAEPRKIHEPNPAPLKKRRFQRIEEEIVPDEESTRTLRSPSPFRPWSYTSSKSIDAKLSLPITTAERSTANQPTTCVFSLLTNVPSPTIHVSNRINHHHHHHHHHHHHRHRYHQRYCQTNDRDRGNGNDNVRQGSHDSDDGDTCEDTKESQSRDSSPSGVRQSTQTRTPRAEKRELSRQKFDNATISCAISTSDTAITSSSMTLSSIAHPRLQEEPLSLVLRGDVTARVPSHPAVNGNYEKTCSYPVERTNVLTASSLSSSLLSSSSSSSSSSSLSSTSSSSSTSSSSSLSSASSSSSSSASSSSSQSSHHQQIHRSCSNNGNSCSTTGTTAAMITAVVSTPTTTMTSVQSSQTRQHPTAGQQRNYKNMTRERRIEANARERTRVHTISAAFDTLRRAIPAYSHNQKLSKLSVLRIACSYIMTLGKIVDTAEGETTNGASLGACVDLVSKTIQTEGKLRKRKED
- the LOC100651554 gene encoding uncharacterized serine-rich protein C215.13 isoform X2, whose amino-acid sequence is MSSSDRDAGFCSGGDEDDISDLRSPSASEDSLEVQVTPISLKNKRKLAEPRKIHEPNPAPLKKRRFQRIEEEIVPDEESTRTLRSPSPFRPWSYTSSKSIDAKLSLPITTAERSTANQPTTCVFSLLTNVPSPTIHVSNRINHHHHHHHHHHHHRHRYHQRYCQTNDRDRGNGNDNVRQGSHDSDDGDTCEDTKESQSRDSSPSGVRQSTQTRTPRAEKRELSRQKFDNATISCAISTSDTAITSSSMTLSSIAHPRLQEEPLSLVLRGDVTARVPSHPAVNGNYEKTCSYPVERTNVLTASSLSSSLLSSSSSSSSSSSLSSTSSSSSTSSSSSLSSASSSSSSSASSSSSQSSHHQQIHRSCSNNGNSCSTTGTTAAMITAVVSTPTTTMTSVQSSQTRQHPTAGQQRNYKNMTRERRIEANARERTRVHTISAAFDTLRRAIPAYSHNQKLSKLSVLRIACSYIMTLGKIVDTAEGETTNGASLGACVDLVSKTIQTEGKLRKRKED